GTTTCGCCGACAACGACATCGCGTTCTTCGTCCTCGACCGCCGCGGCAGCGGCATCAGCCCCGGCCTGCGCGGTGAGATACCGGACGCCGACACCGTCCTCGGCGACTACGCAGGGGCCGCCGCGTTCGTCCGGGAGATGATCGGCGACACCGTGCCCCTGTCCCTCTTCGGGCACTGCCTCGGCGGCTCCCTCATGGCGGCCCTCATGTGCCACGAGGGATTCACCACCTCCTACGACGCCGCCGTGTTCTGCTCCTCCTGGCTCGGCCGGATGCACGCCACCCTCGACCCGGCCACCCGAGCGGCCGTCGCGGCGGACCGCAGCGGCGAGCTGTGGGAGGCGGGTCTGCAGGCCGCCGACTTCACCGACGAGGCCAAGTACCAGCACTTCATCGACCACGACGACCTGGCCGTACGGCGGTTGACGCGTCGCTCGCGGGCGGTGCTGCTCGATCTGGAGCGGCGCTATCTGACGGGCCGGCCGGTGACCTCGCCGGTGCCCGCGGCCACCTTCGTTTCCGGGATCACCGACCCGATCGTGGACCTCGACGCCGCCCAGTCCGTCTTCCAGGACCTGGTGTCCGGGCGCGGCGCGCTCATGCGGTTCCCCACCGACAAGCACTACCTCTTCTACACGGGAGTCAGCGGCGACCTGGTCGACTGGACGTCGACGTACACGCTGCTCCAAGGGGTGAACCGTGGCGCCTGAGGCCGGGCGGGCCCGGCTGTACCACGTGGAGTTGCCGATGCGGACGCCGTTCGACCACCCCGCCGCCCGCCGCCGCACCTCCGACAGCCTGGTCCTCGCACTGTCGGCCGAGGGCGTGACGGGCCTCGGCGAGTGCGCGCCGCGGCCGTACGTCACCGGCGAGACCAGCGCGAGTGTGCGCACCGCGCTGGAACAGGTCGACCTCGACGCCCTGCTCGCCCGGCTGACCGGCCGTGAACCGGGGGAGTCGCTGGGTCTGCTGCACAGGGACGGCTTCGCCCGCACCTTCGGCATCGACGGCGCGAACAACCTGCTCTGCCTGCTGGAGACCGCGGTCCTCGACTGGCTGGGCCGCCGGCTGGGAACGGGTGCGCGGAACCTGCTGCCGCCCGGCCCGCTCCAGGAAGCTTCGAGCCTGCCCGTCTCGCAGGTGCTTGATCTCAGCCTGGACACCGAGGAGTTCCTCGCCACCCGCGGCCCCTTCCACTTCGTGAAGATCAAGGCCTCGTACGACATCGAGCACGACGCCCGTACGGTCCGCGTCCTGCGCGACAAGCTCGGCGACGAGGTGCCGATCATGGTCGACGCCAACATGAGCTGGACCCCTGCGAACGCGGTCGGCCACGCCCGGCGGCTGCGCGAGGCAGGTGTCGACTACGTGGAGGAGCCGCTGCCCAAGGGCTCCTGGGAGGCGCTGCGCGTGCTGCGCCGGGACGGCGGGGTGCGCGTGATGCTCGACGAGTCGGTGTGCACGGCCCGGGACGCCCGTACGGCGGTCGAGTCCGGGGCCTGCGACGCGTTCAACATCCGGGTCTCGAAGAACGGGGGGCCGCTGCCGGCCGCCGGGATCGTCGCGTATGCCCGGGAGAACGGGATCCGCTTCCAGTTCGGTGTCCAGGTGGCCGAGGTGGGCCCGCTCATCAACGCGGGCCGTGCCCTGGCCTTCGGCCATCCGGACGCCCTCACCGTCGAGGCCGGGCAGTCCGACCGGTTCTTCCCGGAGATGATCGTCGCGCCGCCCCCGGCCGTCGACCGGAACACCAACACCCTTCGGCCCGCGGGCGGCACCGGCTGGGGCATGGACCTCACCGGACGCGCCGAGCGCTGGGCCGTGCGAGACCTGTGACCACCCCCACCCGTGCCGGAAAGACAGGAACTCCCATGAACGTACTGTTCGAATGCACCTATCAGGGCCGCCGCCACATCGGTCTCGGCCTGCCCGCGGAGGGCGAGCCGCTGCGCCTGGTACCGCTCGGCGACCGGGACCTGAAGGACCTGCTGCTCGTCGGCGCCGACCTCGCCGACCTCGCCGACCTCGCCGACGAGCCGGCGACGACCGTTCCCGCCGGTGAACTCGACGCGGTGTCCTTCCGGCCGCCGCTGCTGCCCGACCACCCCGGCGGCGCCATGGTCGGCGGCTTCATGCAGACCCACAACGTCAAGGTGGACGCGGACACCCCGGCCCAGCCGAACTGGTTCCTCAAGGGTCTCGGCGACGTGCTGAGGATCTCCGGGGAGGAACTGCGCGCCCCCGCCGGGTCCGTCGCGCTCACCGAGGAGGCGGAGGTCGTCCTCGTCTACGTCACCGACGCGGCCGGCGAACCCCGGTACGCCGGCTACACCTTCGGCAACGACCTCACCGACATCGGCCGCTTCCGGCGCAACCGGGGCCACCTGTCCTACGCCAAACTGTGCGACGCGGCCGTCGCGCCCTGGCTGTTCCTCGGCGACCCTCCGAGCCATGTCACCGGGCACGTGACGATCGAGCGGGACGGCGAGCCGTGCTGGCGGGGCGAGTTCACCACCGGCACCAAGGCCCTGCACTACGGGCTCGACGCCATCATGTCCGAGCTGTTCTCCCACGACGCCCTGCTCACCCCGGGGCGCGTGCACTACGTCTACCTCGGCGCCGACCGCAGCAGCTTCCACGACGGCTTCCGCATGGCCGACCGGGACCGCGTCACCCTGGACTTCGCGAGCCACGGAGTCACCCTGTCCAACACCGTGAGCTGTGCGTCGCCGATGCTCGCGGCCGCCGCGCGCGAGGGATCGTGAGCCGGGGCGAGGAGGTGCGCGGACTCAGCGACACGGAGGCCACGTTCGCGTACACCCATGTCCTCCTGCGCGGCAGCGGCCGGCTCACCACCACCTTCACGGTGCACGGCGTGTTCTCGCCCGAGCGGGTGGAGCGGGCCGTGGAGCGGTGGCTCGGACGGCTGCCGGTGCTGTCGCTGCGGATCGCCGGCAGCGACGGCAGCGACGGCAGGTTGTGGTTCCGGCAGGGTGCGCCGAGCGGCGCGCACTCCGTCCTCGCGGCTGAGGCGGCCGGGGCGGACGACGGGCCGACGGGGGAGCGGCTGTGGCGGCTGCGGGCCGAGCCCGGTCCTGCGGGGGCGACGCGCTTTCGTCTCACCCTCCACCCCGCGATCTGTGACGGATACTCCGTCGGCCGGCTCGTACGGCCCCTGCTGGACGCCCTGTTCGACACCCCGGGCCTCGACGCCGCCGATCGCGCGCCGGAGGCCTTGCCGCCCGACACCGACGAACTCACCTACGAGGGCGGCGGCGGGTGTGTGTGCGGAGTGTGCGTGCCGGGGGCACCGCGACGGGCCCGGGCGGTGGCGCCGTTCCAGGACGACCGACACCCGCGGGCCGGGGGAGGCGGGGAGCGCGGGCTCGGTGACGGCCGTACGGCGGGTGCCGTGACGCTCGCGCTGACCCCGTACGAGAGCCGTCGGCTGCGCGACTGGTGCGGGGCGGGACAGCTGACCGTGAGCGGTTTCCTCACGACCGTCCTGGCGGACGCACTCGCCCGGGAGACCGGTCGGACGGAGGTCACCGTGACCACGGCGATGTCCCTTCGCCGGCGGTACACCGAGCGGACGCTGATCTCCGAGCCGGGATGTGTGCTGGGGACGGTGCGGGCCCGGCTGGGTGCCGGGGAGGCCGGTGATCCGCTGAGCCGGGCGCGGGCGAACGCGGCGGAGCTGTGCCTGGCCGGGCGGGCCTGGCGGCCGGAGCGGCGCGCGCACACCGGGATCCGCCGTGCCGTCGAGCGGGAGGCGAGGGCCCTGGGCCCGGAGTTGCGCGTCGTAGACGCGGGCTCGGTGGACACCGTGCTCGGCCCGCATGCCGCACGCGTCACGGGGTTCCGTACCGTCGCGGCCCGCGGTGCCGGCCGTCCCGGGAGTTCCCTGTATCTGTCCTCGTTCAAGGGCGCGTTGACCGCGTCCCTCACCTCGCAGGGGCTCGGTGAGCGGTGGGTGGCGCGGGCGGAGCGGGAGCTGAGCGAGGCCGCGCTGCTGCGCACCGCTTCTGTGTCTTTGTGAAACCGCAGGTGACAGCGGTGCGGCGGCGCGGACTCGGCAAAGTCGCACTCGGTGGCGACCTCCACCTTGAAAACAAAGAGTTCGTTCTCTATTTTTTTAGAGCGGGCCTCGAACCGGTGGGACCCGCCCAGTCCAGAGAAAGGGGAACGCGACATGGTGAGGGCGTTTTCCACGGTGGCTCCTCCCGGGCCCGCCGCGGCGACGGTCACGATCCCGGCCGTACGCGCGCAGAGTCCCCGGATCGGATCCTCGGACCACCCCGCCTTCGACGCCTTCGTCGCGGAGATCTTCGGGCGGCTGCCACGCGCCGACCAGCGCAGATGGGCCCATGTCTACACACGAGGCCTGCTCATGACGCCGGGACGCAAGACGGTACGGCGGCTCGCGGCCGCCGGGTCCGACTCGGCCACGGCGGCCCAGGCGCTGCACCAGTTCGTCAACGCCAGCCCGTGGGACTGGGAACCGATCCGCGCCCGGCTGGCCGACTGGGTGCTCCGCAGGTCCGACCCCCGCGCCCTGCTCATCGGCACGGTGGTGCTGCCCAAGCGCGGTGACCGCTCCTGCGGAGTGCACCGCCGCTTCGTCCCGCAGGAGGGACGTACCGTCAACTGCCAGGTCGGCATCGGCGCGTTCCTCGCCGCGGACCGCGCGACGGTCCCCGTCGACTGGCGGCTGCTGCTGCCCGGAGCGTGGTCCGGGGACTCGCAAGTACGCAGCCGTGCCCGCATCCCCGAAGGCGCCGCCGGTGTCCAGGACTCGGCCGGCTCCCAGGCGCTGGACCTGCT
This is a stretch of genomic DNA from Streptomyces sp. NBC_00285. It encodes these proteins:
- a CDS encoding alpha/beta hydrolase, translating into MIETIRPPQNIRREIIDLPCGDERLALHVWRPERIKGAVFYFHGLQSHAGWLWEVGPRFADNDIAFFVLDRRGSGISPGLRGEIPDADTVLGDYAGAAAFVREMIGDTVPLSLFGHCLGGSLMAALMCHEGFTTSYDAAVFCSSWLGRMHATLDPATRAAVAADRSGELWEAGLQAADFTDEAKYQHFIDHDDLAVRRLTRRSRAVLLDLERRYLTGRPVTSPVPAATFVSGITDPIVDLDAAQSVFQDLVSGRGALMRFPTDKHYLFYTGVSGDLVDWTSTYTLLQGVNRGA
- a CDS encoding FAH family protein; the protein is MNVLFECTYQGRRHIGLGLPAEGEPLRLVPLGDRDLKDLLLVGADLADLADLADEPATTVPAGELDAVSFRPPLLPDHPGGAMVGGFMQTHNVKVDADTPAQPNWFLKGLGDVLRISGEELRAPAGSVALTEEAEVVLVYVTDAAGEPRYAGYTFGNDLTDIGRFRRNRGHLSYAKLCDAAVAPWLFLGDPPSHVTGHVTIERDGEPCWRGEFTTGTKALHYGLDAIMSELFSHDALLTPGRVHYVYLGADRSSFHDGFRMADRDRVTLDFASHGVTLSNTVSCASPMLAAAAREGS
- a CDS encoding enolase C-terminal domain-like protein; the protein is MAPEAGRARLYHVELPMRTPFDHPAARRRTSDSLVLALSAEGVTGLGECAPRPYVTGETSASVRTALEQVDLDALLARLTGREPGESLGLLHRDGFARTFGIDGANNLLCLLETAVLDWLGRRLGTGARNLLPPGPLQEASSLPVSQVLDLSLDTEEFLATRGPFHFVKIKASYDIEHDARTVRVLRDKLGDEVPIMVDANMSWTPANAVGHARRLREAGVDYVEEPLPKGSWEALRVLRRDGGVRVMLDESVCTARDARTAVESGACDAFNIRVSKNGGPLPAAGIVAYARENGIRFQFGVQVAEVGPLINAGRALAFGHPDALTVEAGQSDRFFPEMIVAPPPAVDRNTNTLRPAGGTGWGMDLTGRAERWAVRDL